One stretch of uncultured Methanobrevibacter sp. DNA includes these proteins:
- a CDS encoding ADP-ribosylglycohydrolase family protein yields MKGIIGAIAGDIIGSTHEFKPIKTKEFSLFNKKSSFTDDTIMTLAVAKWLLKDNNSKEELVRQLQDFGNRYPKGGYGRMFNNWLKTENPEPYNSWGNGSAMRVSPVAWVGDSLDEVQRLARISAEVTHNHPEGIKGALATADAIYLARLGSSKEEIRDHIEIRYDYDLNRTVDEIRPYYKFDVSCQGSVPESIICFLEAEDYEDTIRNCISLGGDADTMAAIAGGIASAYWEVPNDIHSKTINRLSDDLLDVLIEFENKFV; encoded by the coding sequence ATGAAAGGAATTATTGGGGCAATTGCCGGAGATATAATCGGATCAACACATGAGTTTAAGCCAATTAAGACTAAGGAATTTTCTCTTTTTAATAAAAAATCTTCATTTACAGATGATACTATCATGACTCTTGCTGTAGCTAAATGGCTACTCAAAGATAATAATTCAAAGGAGGAATTGGTTAGGCAACTGCAAGACTTTGGAAACAGATATCCTAAAGGAGGATACGGCAGAATGTTTAACAATTGGCTTAAGACTGAAAATCCGGAGCCTTATAATAGTTGGGGAAATGGTTCCGCAATGAGGGTTTCTCCGGTTGCATGGGTTGGAGACTCATTAGATGAAGTTCAAAGATTAGCAAGGATTTCCGCTGAAGTAACCCATAATCATCCGGAAGGAATTAAGGGGGCATTGGCTACTGCTGATGCTATCTATTTGGCAAGACTTGGATCATCTAAAGAGGAAATCAGAGACCATATTGAAATAAGATATGACTATGACTTAAACAGAACAGTTGATGAAATCAGACCATACTATAAGTTTGATGTTTCTTGTCAAGGTTCTGTTCCTGAATCAATCATTTGCTTTTTGGAAGCTGAAGATTATGAGGACACCATTAGAAACTGCATTTCCTTAGGTGGAGATGCTGATACCATGGCAGCTATTGCAGGAGGAATTGCATCTGCATACTGGGAAGTTCCAAATGATATCCACTCTAAAACAATTAATAGATTATCTGATGATCTTTTAGATGTTTTAATTGAATTTGAGAATAAGTTTGTATAA
- a CDS encoding flavodoxin family protein, which translates to MKTIVINADPKIKQEIGKLLKSAGEGAESVGSEVEYFDLYKIDMRGCMICSICKKKNKESFKCYWKDDLSPIIEKILNADTLLIGSQIFFNEPTSHYRALVERLIYCIVSYDRNYYYKGKVNVGIFYSVISPKNHFEKNVRPNLKSTEDLFKMLNGEVKVYESYKGMTSKKKTEEEIKEKEKEFERDLKNAFEIGAELAKE; encoded by the coding sequence ATGAAAACCATTGTAATTAATGCAGACCCTAAAATAAAACAGGAAATAGGAAAGCTTTTGAAATCTGCAGGAGAAGGTGCCGAATCCGTCGGCAGCGAAGTTGAATACTTTGATTTGTACAAAATAGATATGAGAGGTTGCATGATCTGTTCAATTTGTAAAAAGAAAAATAAGGAAAGCTTCAAATGTTACTGGAAAGATGACTTATCCCCAATAATTGAAAAGATTCTTAATGCAGACACTCTTTTAATAGGTTCTCAAATATTCTTCAATGAACCCACAAGCCATTATAGGGCTTTAGTTGAAAGACTCATATATTGTATTGTTTCATATGATAGAAATTACTATTACAAAGGAAAAGTAAATGTAGGCATCTTTTATAGTGTAATCTCCCCAAAAAATCATTTTGAAAAAAATGTTCGCCCTAATCTCAAATCAACAGAAGATTTGTTTAAAATGTTAAATGGAGAAGTTAAGGTTTATGAATCATACAAAGGAATGACAAGCAAGAAAAAGACTGAAGAAGAAATCAAAGAAAAGGAAAAGGAATTTGAAAGGGATTTGAAAAATGCATTTGAAATAGGTGCAGAATTAGCTAAGGAATAG
- the nth gene encoding endonuclease III: MNDEERIREIFKRLNEIYTIRTFHDHDPYKVLIRTILSQRTRDENTDQAANALFDVYPDIYAVADAPVDHVQELIRPAGFYRVKAARILEVSRILIDQYGGEVPREMDEMLKLPGVGRKTANCVIVFAFRDAAIPVDTHVHRISNRWGIADTKEPEETEIVLMEKVPKELWVDLNDLMVQFGQTICRPIGPQCDKCPLTDLCEYDVSKLE; encoded by the coding sequence ATGAATGATGAAGAAAGAATAAGAGAAATCTTTAAAAGATTGAATGAAATTTACACTATCCGTACTTTCCATGACCATGACCCTTATAAAGTTTTGATTAGAACTATCCTATCTCAAAGGACAAGGGATGAAAATACAGATCAAGCTGCAAATGCATTGTTTGATGTTTATCCTGATATTTATGCAGTTGCTGATGCTCCAGTGGACCATGTGCAGGAATTGATTAGGCCTGCAGGATTCTATAGGGTAAAGGCAGCCCGTATATTGGAAGTTTCAAGAATATTGATTGATCAATATGGCGGTGAAGTTCCAAGGGAAATGGATGAAATGCTTAAGCTTCCAGGTGTAGGTAGAAAAACAGCTAATTGTGTAATTGTATTTGCATTCCGGGATGCAGCTATTCCTGTAGACACTCATGTTCACAGAATCTCTAATAGGTGGGGAATTGCTGATACAAAGGAACCTGAAGAGACTGAAATTGTCTTAATGGAAAAGGTCCCTAAGGAGCTTTGGGTGGATTTAAATGATTTGATGGTTCAGTTTGGTCAGACCATTTGCAGACCGATTGGTCCTCAATGTGATAAATGTCCACTTACAGACCTTTGTGAATATGATGTAAGTAAATTAGAATAA
- a CDS encoding DUF1810 family protein — protein sequence MENEYLANNLIGISNELLKLETNDPVEIFGHTDSKKLRSSMTLFELVSDNDVFSLVLEKYFDGKRDQITLDLVK from the coding sequence ATGGAAAATGAATATTTGGCAAACAATCTTATTGGCATATCCAATGAATTATTGAAATTGGAAACCAATGATCCTGTAGAGATATTCGGTCATACAGATAGCAAAAAATTAAGAAGTTCCATGACATTATTTGAATTGGTCAGTGACAATGATGTATTCTCTTTAGTGCTGGAAAAATATTTTGATGGAAAAAGAGACCAAATTACTCTTGATTTAGTGAAATAA
- a CDS encoding DUF1810 family protein, whose protein sequence is MSVERFIDAQKEDYDMAFREIINGKKRNHYMWYIFPQIKGLGRSSTAKYYGIDDLEEAREIYGK, encoded by the coding sequence ATGAGTGTTGAAAGGTTTATAGATGCACAAAAAGAAGATTATGATATGGCTTTTAGGGAAATCATCAATGGTAAGAAAAGAAATCATTATATGTGGTATATATTTCCTCAAATCAAGGGCTTAGGGAGAAGCTCTACAGCTAAATATTATGGTATTGATGACTTGGAAGAGGCAAGGGAAATATATGGAAAATGA
- a CDS encoding AarF/ABC1/UbiB kinase family protein, translating into MQRRTLSRFDEIIKIFRKYDFDKVLGQTTRNKISPFRSDADNKELLKDDFPERLRLMLQELGTTFIKFGQLLASRPDLVGERISEELSQLHDDNPPVSYEEIKEMIETQLGGNIGELFAEFSKKPLATASIAQVHEAKLPTGERVAVKVQKPNVAEIVETDLSIMKFIANESDRFNTSLKHLNLPAVLHEFDKSIHKEMDFDNELMNIKHLNDNFIYNDKIIVPTTYPDYSTEKVLTMEYVDGIKLSEVIAGNDPKYNKILIADRIVRSYFQQLFLDGFFHADPHPGNIFVTKDNAICYIDFGMMGSLDEDFRQDLAELMIYFSDRNIDGLINQLIRMDILNEKTDINILKSDLNDLFAKYYGVELSRFNGIIEDLLFLMQKFDVRLPNEFVLMARGLSMVENTGLRLDPDIDVVALLKPFARKLMVQRYNPLKMASNAKNSFFAFEHVLRALPSLISKTIYKIEEGEVTVNIEVKHISEIANQLSLAIIIAALLIGSSLVMLIDVGPRFYEMPVLGFVGFTISLALGVFTVLRYFIEF; encoded by the coding sequence ATGCAAAGAAGAACATTATCACGTTTTGATGAGATTATAAAAATCTTTAGGAAATACGATTTTGATAAGGTTTTAGGTCAAACTACTCGTAATAAGATTAGTCCATTTAGAAGTGATGCTGATAATAAGGAGTTATTGAAGGATGACTTTCCAGAAAGATTGCGATTAATGCTTCAAGAGCTTGGAACAACATTCATTAAATTTGGTCAATTGCTTGCTTCAAGGCCAGATTTGGTTGGTGAAAGAATAAGTGAAGAGCTTTCACAGCTGCATGATGATAATCCTCCAGTAAGTTATGAAGAGATTAAGGAAATGATTGAAACCCAACTTGGAGGAAATATAGGAGAACTCTTTGCTGAATTTTCAAAAAAACCACTTGCAACAGCTTCTATTGCTCAAGTCCATGAGGCTAAATTGCCTACAGGTGAAAGAGTGGCTGTAAAGGTTCAAAAACCTAATGTTGCTGAGATTGTAGAAACTGATTTAAGCATAATGAAATTCATTGCCAATGAATCCGATAGATTCAACACAAGCCTCAAGCATCTAAATCTTCCAGCTGTTCTTCATGAATTTGATAAGTCAATTCATAAGGAAATGGATTTTGACAATGAATTAATGAATATCAAACATTTGAATGATAATTTCATTTATAATGATAAGATAATTGTTCCCACCACATATCCAGATTACTCTACTGAAAAAGTTTTAACAATGGAATATGTGGACGGTATCAAATTATCTGAAGTCATTGCGGGAAATGATCCAAAATACAATAAGATACTTATTGCAGACAGAATAGTCCGTTCCTATTTCCAACAGCTATTCCTTGATGGATTTTTCCATGCAGACCCTCATCCAGGTAATATCTTTGTAACTAAGGACAATGCGATATGTTATATTGATTTTGGAATGATGGGATCTCTTGATGAGGATTTCAGGCAAGATTTGGCTGAATTGATGATTTATTTCTCAGACCGTAATATTGATGGCTTGATAAATCAGCTAATTCGTATGGATATTTTAAATGAGAAAACAGACATCAACATTTTAAAAAGCGACCTTAATGATTTATTTGCAAAGTATTATGGTGTAGAGCTCAGTCGTTTCAACGGTATTATTGAGGACTTGCTCTTCTTAATGCAGAAATTTGATGTAAGATTGCCAAATGAGTTTGTCTTAATGGCTAGAGGATTGTCAATGGTCGAAAATACAGGTTTGAGATTAGACCCAGATATTGATGTTGTAGCTCTTCTTAAGCCATTTGCTCGCAAGTTGATGGTTCAAAGATACAATCCTCTAAAAATGGCAAGCAATGCAAAAAACAGCTTTTTTGCCTTTGAACATGTCCTTAGGGCATTGCCAAGTCTTATTTCAAAAACAATATATAAGATAGAAGAAGGGGAAGTGACTGTAAATATCGAAGTAAAGCATATTAGTGAAATAGCAAACCAGCTTTCTCTTGCTATTATTATTGCTGCACTTTTAATCGGTTCTTCACTTGTAATGCTGATTGATGTAGGGCCTAGATTCTATGAAATGCCAGTACTTGGTTTTGTAGGGTTTACAATAAGTTTAGCACTTGGTGTATTCACTGTCTTAAGGTATTTCATTGAGTTTTAG
- the aroA gene encoding 3-phosphoshikimate 1-carboxyvinyltransferase, whose product MNLKIKNFSKINGTVKAPSSKSYSHRAVILASLAEGKSKLFDVLYSEDVLSTIRACEALGAKIDRKKEIILKGDKSQTVDYLDVYGTGGKLHNINENPSEDMIDLANSGTTLRIMTSVAALSDNEVIFTGDDSLKARPMGALIDALEGLGVKIESLNDNNKAPLKIYPGYIGGETDILGSISSQFISSILISAPLSEKGVELEVYPEFVSKPYVDMTISILEKFGITIDEDNYQFHETCKKEHTDCLGVKFNVKPQKYIASDYIVEGDYSSASYLLAATAIAGGYVRVENLFGDSKQGDKFILDILEEMGANVTQFDDYASLRSDGNLKGIDVNLSNAPDLLLTVAVLGAVAEGKTTITGVKHGRLKETDRIDTTCRELEKLGCKLEEFEDGMTIYGQTIGDGIVESHNDHRLAMAFSLLGLKHDVEVENGECFDVSFPNFIELMGEIGIEMELK is encoded by the coding sequence ATGAATCTTAAAATAAAAAACTTTTCTAAAATTAATGGAACCGTTAAAGCTCCTTCTTCTAAAAGTTATAGCCATAGGGCAGTTATTCTTGCATCACTTGCTGAAGGTAAATCAAAGCTATTTGATGTATTGTACTCTGAAGATGTCTTATCAACCATAAGGGCATGTGAAGCTCTTGGCGCTAAAATTGATAGAAAGAAAGAAATTATCCTTAAAGGAGATAAAAGTCAAACTGTTGACTATTTGGATGTTTATGGAACTGGCGGTAAATTACATAATATTAACGAAAATCCTTCTGAGGACATGATTGATCTTGCTAACTCAGGAACTACACTTAGGATTATGACAAGTGTAGCGGCATTATCTGATAATGAAGTCATATTCACTGGGGATGATTCTCTTAAGGCAAGACCTATGGGTGCATTGATTGATGCATTGGAAGGATTAGGTGTAAAGATAGAATCATTAAATGATAATAATAAGGCACCTCTTAAGATTTATCCCGGGTATATTGGTGGAGAAACAGATATATTGGGAAGCATAAGTTCTCAATTCATATCCTCTATTCTTATCTCAGCCCCATTATCTGAAAAAGGAGTGGAGCTTGAAGTTTATCCGGAATTCGTATCAAAGCCTTATGTTGATATGACAATATCTATATTAGAAAAATTTGGAATAACTATTGATGAAGATAATTATCAATTCCATGAAACCTGCAAGAAGGAGCATACTGATTGCTTAGGAGTTAAATTTAATGTAAAGCCTCAAAAATACATTGCCAGCGATTATATTGTTGAAGGGGATTATTCCTCTGCTTCCTATTTGCTTGCAGCTACAGCTATTGCAGGAGGTTATGTTAGAGTTGAAAATCTATTCGGCGATTCCAAACAAGGAGATAAATTCATCTTAGATATTTTAGAGGAAATGGGTGCAAATGTAACTCAATTTGATGATTATGCTTCACTTAGATCTGATGGAAATCTTAAGGGAATTGATGTAAACTTATCAAATGCACCGGATTTATTGCTTACTGTAGCGGTTCTCGGCGCAGTTGCAGAAGGAAAGACTACAATCACTGGTGTAAAGCATGGAAGATTAAAGGAAACTGACAGGATTGACACTACATGCAGAGAGCTTGAAAAATTAGGATGCAAACTTGAAGAGTTTGAGGATGGAATGACTATTTATGGCCAAACTATTGGTGATGGAATTGTCGAATCCCATAATGACCATAGATTGGCTATGGCATTTTCTTTGCTTGGATTGAAACATGATGTTGAAGTTGAGAATGGTGAATGCTTCGATGTATCCTTCCCTAATTTCATTGAGCTTATGGGTGAAATTGGCATTGAAATGGAATTAAAATAA